One genomic segment of Salminus brasiliensis chromosome 6, fSalBra1.hap2, whole genome shotgun sequence includes these proteins:
- the LOC140557074 gene encoding transmembrane protein 26, with the protein MCRVLNILLALLSRFLFAVHGIVTVWRVVAVKGEPCYWLLLMGVALLGVEMAVTIKCTRNAEWKWFSPMVFLYLSTVIPSIWFLELNLLQSKLPINSSSPDLHLLSHIPIAAGLAELDPENWAAGLEQTMLIVLVLGRWLMPKGDMSRDQLSQLLMVYVGLGADILDIFDTFKEPEVKTNRAVIIVGLSLFSWALMQFPLVLTQTSPPKPIGEAQRTKDRTRPEFLPWMSSSCCSSEVWSLLLTVGLQDGPFLVYRLYLMIRENVLNQLMIFFTCKNILIVMLELYRIGVVHFELGGPVSGDRSPVAPQCQSERVEAEVLEASCQG; encoded by the exons ATGTGCCGAGTTCTGAACATCCTACTGGCCCTGCTGAGTCGCTTCCTGTTCGCAGTGCATGGCATAGTGACGGTGTGGCGTGTGGTGGCAGTTAAGGGCGAGCCCTGCTATTGGCTACTGCTGATGGGTGTGGCACTGCTGGGTGTGGAGATGGCCGTGACCATTAAATGCACACGCAACGCAGAGTGGAAATG GTTCTCTCCCATGGTCTTCCTTTATCTCAGCACAGTGATTCCCTCTATCTGGTTCCTGGAGCTGAACCTACTACAGTCTAAGCTGCCAATCAACTCTTCATCACCTGATCTTCACCTCCTGTCCCACATCCCCATAGCAGCG GGCCTAGCTGAGCTGGACCCCGAGAACTGGGCGGCAGGTTTGGAGCAGACCATGCTCATTGTGCTCGTGCTGGGACGCTGGCTCATGCCTAAAGGGGACATGTCCCGTGACCAGCTGTCCCAGCTCCTTATGGTCTACGTGGGACTGGGAGCCGACATCTTGGATATCTTTGACACCTTCAAGGAGCCGGAGGTGAAAACCAACCGCGCCGTCATCATCGTAGGGCTGAGTCTCTTCTCCTGGGCTTTAATGCAGTTTCCTCTGGTTCTGACCCAGACAAGCCCTCCTAAGCCCATCGGAGAGGCTCAGAGGACAAAAGACAGGACCAGACCAGAGTTCCTGCCTTGGATGTCCTCCTCTTGCTGCTCCAGTGAGGTCTGGAGCCTCCTGTTGACTGTTGGGCTCCAGGATGGCCCGTTTTTAGTGTACCGCCTCTACCTTATGATCCGAGAGAATGTTCTCAACCAGCTGATGATCTTCTTCACCTGTAAGAACATcctcattgtcatgctggagcTGTACAGAATTGGTGTGGTGCACTTTGAACTGGGAGGGCCCGTGAGTGGAGATAGGTCACCCGTTGCACCTCAATGTCAATCAGAAAGGGTGGAAGCGGAGGTTCTAGAAGCCAGCTGTCAGGGCTAG